From one Sardina pilchardus chromosome 6, fSarPil1.1, whole genome shotgun sequence genomic stretch:
- the LOC134081981 gene encoding sperm-associated microtubule inner protein 4 isoform X1, giving the protein MATCSQWQQRPLAIIKGHRHFGYAGDVAPDNVSIQQYYDLTPMKRSFLRATDQLLPKPTEINMAERMIKVSVPREHPYQSHISHYTLFPVPNTHTHSPLPPPTPPHCVVLSKTKGSPYRHEIVMVPMSTERKRLCWPWQDHTPESPGMVRPNTLQPHWNNSHYMSTYQQQFTGGAPAGPLKLDRLPDIPAVATVMGDLRPYAVQMRAASPRVLVPPRPPSGRSSPGGHAPLIREHARTLQPISSQDMNCTAYEDMDGKAPPTSASNSRGRLELREELMFTTADTGAYSNTLPHTLHSPTHTLPHTLYTPTHTLHTTPHTLSHTLYSPTHTLPHTLYTPTHTLNTPPHTLSHTLHTPTYTLPHTLHSPTHTLPPTLHSPTHTFPPTLHTPTHTLPPTLHTPTHTLSHTLHTPTHTLSHTLHTPTHTLHTLPPIHRLRQERGALSWLDLQNSFSRTEAHHRFHQSNHSEPVDLRENSCSGRRHTFYGVHACCLH; this is encoded by the exons ATGGCCACCTGCTCTCAGTGGCAACAGCGCCCCCTAGCCATCATTAAGGGTCATCGTCACTTCGGCTATGCGGGAGACGTTGCACCAGA TAATGTGTCCATTCAGCAGTACTATGACCTGACCCCCATGAAGAGGAGCTTCCTTCGTGCCACTGATCagct CCTCCCCAAACCAACTGAAATCAACATGGC gGAGAGGATGATTAAGGTGTCAGTTCCTCGAGAGCACCCCTACCAGTCACACATATCCCACTACACGCTGTTCCctgtccccaacacacacacacacagcccactccCACCGCCAACACCCCCACACTGTGTTGTGCTCAGCAAGACAAAAG GCTCTCCTTACCGTCATGAAATAGTGATGGTTCCCATGTCAACGGAAAGAAAACGCTTGTGCTGGCCGTGGCAAGAT CACACCCCTGAGTCTCCTGGTATGGTGCGTCCAAACACACTTCAGCCCCACTGGAACAACTCCCACTATATGTCCACATACCAGCAACAGtttacag GTGGTGCACCTGCTGGCCCCCTGAAACTGGACCGCCTCCCTGACATCCCTGCTGTTGCTACGGTGATGGGAGACCTGAGGCCGTATGCAGTACAGATG AGGGCGGCGTCCCCCCGGGTCCTAGTGCCCCCCAGACCCCCGTCTGGACGGAGCTCTCCGGGAGGCCACGCCCCTCTCATCAGAGAACACGCCAGGACTCTTCAGCCAATAAGCTCACAGGACATGAACTGTACAGCCTATGAGGACATGGATGGGAAGGCCCCGCCCACCTCAGCATCCAATAGCAGGGGAAGACTGGAGCTGAGGGAGGAGCTAATGTTCACCACAGCAGACACTGGAGCATACAgcaacacactcccacacacactacacagccccacacacacactcccacacacactatacacccccacacacacactacacactaccccacacacactgtcacacacactatacagccccacacacacactcccacacacactatacacccccacacacacactaaacactcccccacacacactgtcacacacactacacacccccacatacacactcccacacactctacacagcccaacacacacactcccacccactctacacagcccaacacacacattcccacccacactacacactcccacacacactctcccacccacactacacactcccacacacacactttcacacacactacacacccccacacacacactttcacacacactacacacccccacacacacactacacacactccccccgaTACACAGACTGAGACAGGAGAGGGGGGCCCTGTCATGGTTGGATCTGCAGAACTCCTTCAGTAGAACCGAAGCCCACCACCGGTTCCACCAGTCCAACCACTCGGAACCCGTCGACCTGCGTGAGAACAGCTGCTCTGGGCGCCGGCACACGTTCTACGGGGTCCACGCGTGCTGCCTCCACTGA
- the LOC134081981 gene encoding sperm-associated microtubule inner protein 4 isoform X2 produces MATCSQWQQRPLAIIKGHRHFGYAGDVAPDNVSIQQYYDLTPMKRSFLRATDQLERMIKVSVPREHPYQSHISHYTLFPVPNTHTHSPLPPPTPPHCVVLSKTKGSPYRHEIVMVPMSTERKRLCWPWQDHTPESPGMVRPNTLQPHWNNSHYMSTYQQQFTGGAPAGPLKLDRLPDIPAVATVMGDLRPYAVQMRAASPRVLVPPRPPSGRSSPGGHAPLIREHARTLQPISSQDMNCTAYEDMDGKAPPTSASNSRGRLELREELMFTTADTGAYSNTLPHTLHSPTHTLPHTLYTPTHTLHTTPHTLSHTLYSPTHTLPHTLYTPTHTLNTPPHTLSHTLHTPTYTLPHTLHSPTHTLPPTLHSPTHTFPPTLHTPTHTLPPTLHTPTHTLSHTLHTPTHTLSHTLHTPTHTLHTLPPIHRLRQERGALSWLDLQNSFSRTEAHHRFHQSNHSEPVDLRENSCSGRRHTFYGVHACCLH; encoded by the exons ATGGCCACCTGCTCTCAGTGGCAACAGCGCCCCCTAGCCATCATTAAGGGTCATCGTCACTTCGGCTATGCGGGAGACGTTGCACCAGA TAATGTGTCCATTCAGCAGTACTATGACCTGACCCCCATGAAGAGGAGCTTCCTTCGTGCCACTGATCagct gGAGAGGATGATTAAGGTGTCAGTTCCTCGAGAGCACCCCTACCAGTCACACATATCCCACTACACGCTGTTCCctgtccccaacacacacacacacagcccactccCACCGCCAACACCCCCACACTGTGTTGTGCTCAGCAAGACAAAAG GCTCTCCTTACCGTCATGAAATAGTGATGGTTCCCATGTCAACGGAAAGAAAACGCTTGTGCTGGCCGTGGCAAGAT CACACCCCTGAGTCTCCTGGTATGGTGCGTCCAAACACACTTCAGCCCCACTGGAACAACTCCCACTATATGTCCACATACCAGCAACAGtttacag GTGGTGCACCTGCTGGCCCCCTGAAACTGGACCGCCTCCCTGACATCCCTGCTGTTGCTACGGTGATGGGAGACCTGAGGCCGTATGCAGTACAGATG AGGGCGGCGTCCCCCCGGGTCCTAGTGCCCCCCAGACCCCCGTCTGGACGGAGCTCTCCGGGAGGCCACGCCCCTCTCATCAGAGAACACGCCAGGACTCTTCAGCCAATAAGCTCACAGGACATGAACTGTACAGCCTATGAGGACATGGATGGGAAGGCCCCGCCCACCTCAGCATCCAATAGCAGGGGAAGACTGGAGCTGAGGGAGGAGCTAATGTTCACCACAGCAGACACTGGAGCATACAgcaacacactcccacacacactacacagccccacacacacactcccacacacactatacacccccacacacacactacacactaccccacacacactgtcacacacactatacagccccacacacacactcccacacacactatacacccccacacacacactaaacactcccccacacacactgtcacacacactacacacccccacatacacactcccacacactctacacagcccaacacacacactcccacccactctacacagcccaacacacacattcccacccacactacacactcccacacacactctcccacccacactacacactcccacacacacactttcacacacactacacacccccacacacacactttcacacacactacacacccccacacacacactacacacactccccccgaTACACAGACTGAGACAGGAGAGGGGGGCCCTGTCATGGTTGGATCTGCAGAACTCCTTCAGTAGAACCGAAGCCCACCACCGGTTCCACCAGTCCAACCACTCGGAACCCGTCGACCTGCGTGAGAACAGCTGCTCTGGGCGCCGGCACACGTTCTACGGGGTCCACGCGTGCTGCCTCCACTGA